In Microcoleus sp. AS-A8, the following are encoded in one genomic region:
- a CDS encoding PAS domain-containing protein → MGEAGDVLEVACYRKDGVSIDIDFEMAPVQETQGNRSGVMSIVTDLTQHESDPH, encoded by the coding sequence ATGGGCGAGGCGGGGGATGTTCTAGAAGTAGCTTGCTATAGAAAAGACGGCGTCTCCATTGATATCGATTTTGAGATGGCACCCGTACAAGAGACCCAAGGCAACAGAAGCGGTGTCATGAGTATTGTTACTGATCTGACTCAGCACGAGAGTGACCCACATTAG